The Pocillopora verrucosa isolate sample1 chromosome 2, ASM3666991v2, whole genome shotgun sequence genome has a segment encoding these proteins:
- the LOC131790087 gene encoding serine/threonine-protein kinase mos — MVLHEVERTLCECCNRLRRREMVHHTIHSGNFEPSELKIGRLLGSGGFGSVYEATYCGERIAIKKLHQGTKNERAALESFEAESSILHFRHPNIVRTLAVLTIMETRCIIMEFAGERNLQSVINDPFEELDANRRRKFSLNIATALQFAHQQGLAHLDLKPGNVLVTAEDQCKLADFGCCRAVEENNKPASPTKSNLTGTYAYRAPELLKGESPTTKADVYSYGICLWQMLKREQPYGNENQHVIIFGVVAYQLRPELNDEITGDGQYVNLIRQCWQAEAKFRPTASEIVAKLQQIKAETDFSKERLSEKLCDHQVCLQNSRLH, encoded by the coding sequence ATGGTGCTGCATGAAGTTGAGAGAACGTTGTGTGAGTGCTGCAACAGGCTTCGAAGACGAGAAATGGTTCATCATACCATACACAGTGGAAATTTTGAGCCATCCGAGCTTAAGATCGGAAGACTCTTGGGCAGCGGTGGCTTTGGATCCGTTTACGAGGCGACATATTGTGGGGAGCGAATAGCTATAAAAAAGCTTCATCAGGGAACAAAGAATGAGAGGGCCGCACTGGAAAGTTTCGAGGCTGAAAGCTCCATTCTACATTTCAGACATCCGAACATTGTGCGAACGCTCGCAGTATTGACCATAATGGAGACTCGTTGCATAATAATGGAGTTTGCCGGCGAGAGAAACTTGCAAAGCGTCATAAACGATCCATTTGAGGAGTTGGATGCTAATCGACGCAGAAAATTCTCCTTAAATATTGCAACTGCTTTACAATTTGCCCACCAGCAAGGGCTAGCACATCTAGACTTAAAACCGGGAAATGTGCTCGTCACCGCCGAAGATCAATGCAAACTGGCTGATTTTGGGTGCTGCCGCGCCGTTGAGGAAAACAATAAGCCAGCCAGCCCGACAAAATCGAACTTGACTGGAACATATGCTTACAGGGCACCGGAACTTCTAAAAGGCGAAAGCCCGACAACGAAAGCGGACGTTTATTCGTACGGAATATGCTTGTGGCAAATGCTGAAAAGAGAACAACCGTATGGAAACGAGAATCaacatgttattatttttggagTTGTCGCCTATCAGCTGCGACCCGAATTGAACGACGAAATTACAGGAGATGGACAATATGTAAATTTAATCAGACAATGTTGGCAGGCAGAGGCGAAATTTAGACCTACAGCCTCAGAGATCGTTGCCAAGCTGCAACAAATCAAAGCTGAAACAGATTTCAGCAAAGAAAGGTTGAGCGAAAAGCTTTGCGATCATCAGGTGTGCCTTCAAAACAGCAGATTGCACTAA